Proteins encoded within one genomic window of Humulus lupulus chromosome 1, drHumLupu1.1, whole genome shotgun sequence:
- the LOC133825559 gene encoding uncharacterized protein LOC133825559, whose translation MHPNSRQLYKFFDTEHLSIGNDESKNYTVDLIAKWMMTMDRRGQIYFIPWIVDRHWMLVLVMMRGMTIILDPLKNHKSPPIITEVMGKAYAQCLENEYIGTFTKLWFDKKKFNVKEDLLPLKSDWLARLMTFVYEI comes from the exons atgcacccaaattcacgacaattatataaattttttgacaccgaacatctttctattggcaatgatgaaagtaaaaactatacggtggatcttatagccaaatggatgatgactatggatagacgaggccaaatatatttcattccttggattgttga tcgacattggatgttggtgctcgtgatgatgcgggggatgaccataattttggaccctttaaaaaatcataaatctccaccaataattacggaggttatgggaaa agcatatgcacaatgtttggaaaatgaatacatcggcacatttacaaaattg tggtttgacaaaaagaaattcaatgtcaaagaggatctactaccactaaaaagtgattggttagctagattaatgacatttgtttatgaaatctaa